The Phaeobacter gallaeciensis DSM 26640 genomic sequence GGCATCTAATATGGTGGCTCCGTAACGCATTGCGATCCTCTTTGTGCTGGGGCGCTGATACACCAGTGTCGCGGGCGGCGCCATGGTCCGATGGGGCAAACTGGCAGCAGTTTGCCGGATGATAAACGACGAACGCCCGGCAGGGCCGGGCGCTGAGGTGTCGGGGGAGACCCCATGTCCGGCGAGTGGTGCCCTAGCGGGTGGTCACAGGGATACAATCCGCGTTGCCTGCCACCAGAGCGGAGCAGAACCGACGCGCATCCGACAGATCGGCAAAGCCCATGGCCCGCAGGCGATAGAAGGTGCGCCCGCCGCTTTCGGCCTTCTGGATCACGCGTTTCTTGCCTTCCAGATAATCCGCAAAACGACCGTGAATGCGGTCCCATTCGGCGCGGGCGACTTCGGCGCTTTCATAAGCGCCAAGCTGGGCCAGCCGGGTGCCTGCAGGCAGGCTGTCGGGCGAGACGTCCTGGGTTGTGCGTGCCGCCGGGGTAGCCGCAACCGCACGGGTTGGAGAGAAGCGGGCCGGGCGCGCTGCGGGTCGCAGCGAGACGCGCACGCCGGGGGCATTGCGCAGGGCCGCGTTCGGTGCCGGGGCGACGGCGGCAATGCTCACGGGCTGCAGGGGTTCCGGCTGCACAATCGCTGGGGCAGTGTTTGGCGCGGCAGCTGCGGCGGACAGCTGCTCAGCCCCGTTCAGCGCATCCTGTCCCAGTGGGGTGACGCCGTCAGTCAGCTCTGCCACAAGCGCGTCGATGTCGCCGCCCTGATAGGCGGCCACCGCCTCAGTCGAAAGATCGGAGGTGTCAGTCGCGGAGGCGCGATCCCGCCCGGCGCCAGAGGTGTCGGTTGTCAGGGCCGCCTGCATGGGCTGATCATCTTCGGTCAGCGCCACATCTTCGGGGGCCAAAGTCAGACGGTCGGCGGGGCTTTCAACATTGCCGTTGGCGGCAACCGCGTTGACCGCAAGGCCCTGATGATCGGCTGGCAGACCGCCGGGGTTATCCGGCTGCACCCGCAGCGGGCCTTCGACAGCGCGCACCACGGGCACACCGCTTACGTCGCGAGAAATCAGCTGATAGCCCCAGAGACCAATACCTGCGACCAGCGCCAGCGACGCCACCGCGCCAAAGGCGCTAAACGCCTTCGCCAGCCCGGCACGGCCTGTGCCGGCGGGTTCGGGGGTAAATCCATAGTCGTCGTAGCGGTGCCCCTGATCGGTACCCGGACCGCTATAAGCGTCCTCTGCCGGGTTGCCATAGGTAGCGGCTGCCTGCTGATAGGGGCTGTAGCCCTGCGCGGGCGCCTGCGGCTGATGCTGTGCAAAATACCCACCCGCTTGTGGCTCTTGCCTATGGCCCGCTACAGATTGCGGGCGCGGGGCGGGTGTCTGCGGATCATAGCCGAAAGGGTGTTCCGGCTGCGGATAGGGCGATTGGGCAACGGGATCGCGCAAATGCGCATCAGCGAAAGACGGCTCCTGCCGGATCCCTTGCGATTCTGTGGCAGGGTCCGAAGAACGGTCCCCTCCATTGGAATACGACTGGCCGTGACCTGCCTGCGTAAAATACGCCATTTCCGCCTCACTGCCCGCATACGGTGCGCGATGCGCCGCCCCGGGTTTCTACTTGATGATCTGCCTCGATCCGGCGGCCTGGGCGATTTTAGTTATCGCATCTCCTGCGCCGGTGTGACCCCAAGAATACCAAGACCGGCGGAAATGACAATGGAAACGGCTTTGGCCAGCGCCATTTTCGCATGTGTTGCAGATGGGTTGCTCTCGTTAACAAAACGTAAACCTTCGTTGGTTTTGCCGAGATGGTAGAGTCCGTGCAGCTCAGACGCGAGATCATAGAG encodes the following:
- a CDS encoding SPOR domain-containing protein; translated protein: MAYFTQAGHGQSYSNGGDRSSDPATESQGIRQEPSFADAHLRDPVAQSPYPQPEHPFGYDPQTPAPRPQSVAGHRQEPQAGGYFAQHQPQAPAQGYSPYQQAAATYGNPAEDAYSGPGTDQGHRYDDYGFTPEPAGTGRAGLAKAFSAFGAVASLALVAGIGLWGYQLISRDVSGVPVVRAVEGPLRVQPDNPGGLPADHQGLAVNAVAANGNVESPADRLTLAPEDVALTEDDQPMQAALTTDTSGAGRDRASATDTSDLSTEAVAAYQGGDIDALVAELTDGVTPLGQDALNGAEQLSAAAAAPNTAPAIVQPEPLQPVSIAAVAPAPNAALRNAPGVRVSLRPAARPARFSPTRAVAATPAARTTQDVSPDSLPAGTRLAQLGAYESAEVARAEWDRIHGRFADYLEGKKRVIQKAESGGRTFYRLRAMGFADLSDARRFCSALVAGNADCIPVTTR